GATAGCATCATTCTCTCAACTTGCCATCGTGTTGAAGTTTATGCAGATGTTGAAAATGCTGAAAATGGACAAAAGAAACTGGGAGAGTTCTTAGGTCAGCTTCAAGGGATTCCATACGGACGGCTTAAATCTTACTTATATTTTTATAAAGATCGAGAAGCAATTGAACATCTAATGCGGGTAGCCTCAGGCTTGGATTCAATGATCCTGGGAGAACCGCAAATCCTCGGTCAAGTCACCCGGACTTTTCTAGAGGCTCAAAAAGCATTTCATGTGGGGTCAGTCATATCTCAAGCATTTTCTCGAGCGATCCACACCGGCAAACGTGCAAGGAACGAAACGGGAATTGGTCGTTATACAACTTCTGTGGGGCATGCAGGCGCCCGGTTAATACAGCAAAAAGTCACGAATCTTTCAAAAGCTCGAGTGCTTTTGATTGGGGCAGGCGAAATGGCCGAATTGGCTGTTCGTACTTTAAGAAAATATGATGCAAAAGAAATTAGAGTTATCAATCGAACCTTCTCCCGGGCTAATGAATTGGCGCAAGAAGTGAACGGAAAAGCAGTTCACTGGAACGACCTGTCAGATGTATTAGTATGGGCAGATGTTATCATTAGCGCAACCGATGCGCCGCATTTGGTGCTCCATTCTTCCCAGGTCGAACAGATCTTACCATTGCGTAAAAACCGATCTCTATTGATTGTTGACATCGCGTTTCCTCGGGATGTTGAACCTACAATAAAAGACCTAAACAATATAGAATTGATCGATATCGATGATCTGAAATCAGTTGTTGATGAAAATATGGAATACCGTAAAGCCGAAATTCCTCATGTAGAAAAAATCATTGAAGAAGAAATAGAATTGCTTTATGATTGGCTGAACAGCAGGCAGCTTATACCTGTATTAACCGATTTGCGTAGAAAAATAAAAGACCTGGTTGAGGAGGAATTACAAAAGGCTTTGCGACGGCTAAAGAACCTGGACGCGCATGACCAGCAAATCATTAAGCAGATGACACACAGAATCTCCAACCAGATCCTTCATGAGCCTACAGCTCGTCTAAAGAAAAGTGCCTCTAATGGCAATGGTTTTCACTATGCAGATACGGTGCGCGAACTCTTTAATCTTGACAAATAAGTGTTTTTATGCAAACAGGTACCAAACAATCAAATTCAACACTGCGACTCGGGAGCCGCGCTTCAAAGCTTGCGCTTTGGCAAACAGAATTTACCAAGGAATTACTGCAAAAATTTTATCCTGAAATGAGTTTTGAGATTGAAACCATTACCAGCCGCGGTGATAAAATCCTGGATACGCCACTGCCATTGATTGGTGGAAAAGGCATTTTCACTGACGAACTGGAATCCGGTTTGTCGTCAGGTACGATTGACCTTGCAGTGCATAGCTTGAAAGATTTACCAACGGAATGTTCTCCTGGGTTAACGATTGGAGCAATACCCAAACGAGCGCCCGCTTTCGATGTTTTAGTAAGCAGGAAGGGATATACTTTGGAAAAACTACCTGTGGGCGCCAGAGTTGGGAGTACCAGCTTCCGCAGGACTTCACAAGTATTATACAAGCGTCCGGACTTAAGAATGGAAAGCATTCGTGGCAACGTGGAGACCCGCGTTCGTAAAGCCTTAGATAGAGAAGGTATCTATGATGCGATCATTTTAGCATTCGCTGGTTTAGAACGTCTTGGGCTTGAAGATGTCATTAGTGAAGTGCTTTCTTTTGAGCAAATGTTACCGGCACCCGGACAGGGGGCATTAGGTATACAATGCCGTGATGAAGAGTCAATGGCCTCAATACTGGCAACAATTAACGATCTAGAAACCCAATTGGCTACAACTGCCGAGAGAGCGTTTTTAACAGGTTTGGGCGGAGGCTGTTCTT
This candidate division KSB1 bacterium DNA region includes the following protein-coding sequences:
- a CDS encoding glutamyl-tRNA reductase: MSIILVGLNHRTAPIELREQFSLAQCALQLALEELRNYITSDTPKDNGSQKIGGISQIDSIILSTCHRVEVYADVENAENGQKKLGEFLGQLQGIPYGRLKSYLYFYKDREAIEHLMRVASGLDSMILGEPQILGQVTRTFLEAQKAFHVGSVISQAFSRAIHTGKRARNETGIGRYTTSVGHAGARLIQQKVTNLSKARVLLIGAGEMAELAVRTLRKYDAKEIRVINRTFSRANELAQEVNGKAVHWNDLSDVLVWADVIISATDAPHLVLHSSQVEQILPLRKNRSLLIVDIAFPRDVEPTIKDLNNIELIDIDDLKSVVDENMEYRKAEIPHVEKIIEEEIELLYDWLNSRQLIPVLTDLRRKIKDLVEEELQKALRRLKNLDAHDQQIIKQMTHRISNQILHEPTARLKKSASNGNGFHYADTVRELFNLDK
- the hemC gene encoding hydroxymethylbilane synthase gives rise to the protein MQTGTKQSNSTLRLGSRASKLALWQTEFTKELLQKFYPEMSFEIETITSRGDKILDTPLPLIGGKGIFTDELESGLSSGTIDLAVHSLKDLPTECSPGLTIGAIPKRAPAFDVLVSRKGYTLEKLPVGARVGSTSFRRTSQVLYKRPDLRMESIRGNVETRVRKALDREGIYDAIILAFAGLERLGLEDVISEVLSFEQMLPAPGQGALGIQCRDEESMASILATINDLETQLATTAERAFLTGLGGGCSLPIAAFARFENDALFLRGRVIAQDGSSMIEVDKRQSVQLVDDAYKIGIELAQKAIGLGANELLKVET